The following proteins are co-located in the Chlorocebus sabaeus isolate Y175 chromosome 21, mChlSab1.0.hap1, whole genome shotgun sequence genome:
- the TSGA13 gene encoding testis-specific gene 13 protein — MSQKRQTKFQNGKSKTSENSSAKREKGMVVNGKEIYDAVGRSKFVLENLRHYTVHPNLAQYYKPLKATALQKFLARNKKTTSFMLKVTEYDQDKTLLIMTNNPPPCSITHQDKESAPKYFSKELLLKVMESHHQHKPTENLWLPRMPQKKKLRSKLKPIFPLTLSDDPTSKREQWFRFSTDNDFKSEGKYSKVYALRTQKKTYPQLTFAPVHERGMRKDASKKSASERPISKVIREPLTLASLLEEMPTRTAPGESAFRNGRAPQWIIKKATVIG, encoded by the exons ATGAGCCAAAAGAGACAAACCAA GTTTCAAAACGGCAAATCAAAGACATCAGAAAATAGCTCAGCTAAACGTGAGAAAGGAATGGTTGTCAATGGCAAAGAG ATTTATGATGCAGTCGGGCGATCAAAATTTGTTCTAGAAAACCTTCGGCATTACACAGTCCATCCAAATTTG GCCCAGTACTATAAGCCTCTgaaggccactgcactgcagaaaTTCCTGGCTCGAAACAAGAAAACCACCAGCTTCATGTTAAAAGTAACAGAGTATGACCAGGATAAGACCTTACTGATTATGACCAACAACCCACCTCCCTGCTCAATCACCCATCAAGACAAGGAGAGTGCACCAAAATACTTTTCCAAGGAGttactgctcaaggtcatg GAGAGTCATCATCAGCACAAACCCACTGAGAATCTCTGGCTGCCCCGcatgcctcagaaaaaaaagttaagatcTAAGTTGAAACCAATCTTCCCTTTGACACTGTCGGACGATCCTACATCCAAGAGAGAACAATGGTTTAG GTTTTCCACCGACAATGATTTCAAGAGCGAAGGGAAGTATTCAAAAGTCTACGCTTTGAGGACGCAGAAAAAAACGTACCCTCAGctcacctttgctccagtccATGAGAGAGGTATGAGGAAAGACG CTTCCAAGAAGTCAGCGAGTGAAAGGCCGATTTCCAAGGTGATTCGGGAACCACTGACACTCGCATCGCTCCTGGAAGAGATGCCCACCAGAACCGCGCCCGGGGAGAGCGCCTTCCGCAACGGGAGGGCCCCGCAGTGGATTATCAAAAAGGCCACGGTCATCGGGTGA